The Candidatus Thermoplasmatota archaeon DNA window TCGTGGGCGCCGTGAGCATCGCGTCCGCGAGGCTTCCGCTGGCCGCCGCCACGGTCGTGCTCCTGGCGGCCTTCGTTCTCCGCGAGAGACGCGCTCGGGCCCCCATCCTGCCGGCGGGCCTGCGCGACCGGTTCCTTGCGGCCGGCCTTGCCAGCGTGAGCCTCGCTTTCCTCGGCTACGCGGCGGCAAGCTTCCTCGTCCCGTTCTACCTCACCGACGTCCTTGGCGCAAGCCCCACCGAGCGCGGCCTCGTGCTCGTCGCCAACCCGATCGCCTTCTCGATCGTGGGCCCTCTTGCGGGAAGCCTCCACGATCGGCGAGGATGGAACTTCCTTGCCCCGCTTGGATTGGCCGTGGCGGCGGCCGGGTTCCTGCTCTTGTCCAACCTTGGCCCCGGCGCAAGCCTGCTCATGGTGGCCGCCGAGCTTGCCCTCGTCGGCGTGGGCATCGGCCTTTTCTCCGCGCCCAACAACAGCGCGCTTCTGGGCGCCGTCGCGCGCGACTCCTTGGGCGCCCTGTCGGGCGTCATCGCGACCATGCGCAACCTGGGCATGGCCCTTGGGACGGCCGTCTCGGCGCAGATCTTCTTCCTGCTTGCGCCGGCCGGCTTCGACTCCGAGCCCCTCGCGTTCGTGTCGGCCATGCACGCGGTCTTCGTCGTGGCCGCCGTGCTCCTTGCCGCCGGCGCCGCCGCGAGCCTCTCGCGGCCCCGCCCCGCAAAGGGGGGCGCGCCGGCCACGGCGTCCGAGCCGCCGGCCGGAGAAAGCCTCAGTGCCGGAACGCGCGCTGGCCCGTGAACACCATCGCGATGCCGTGCTCGTCGGCGGCCGACACGACCTCGGCGTCCCGGACGGAGCCTCCGGGCTGCACGATCGCGGCCACGCCCACGCGCGCCGCCTCGTCGATGCCGTCGCGGAACGGAAAGAAGGCGTCGGAGGCCATGACCGATCCGCGCAGCCGCTCGCCGCCCTTCCAGGCCGCAAGGCGGGCGGCGTCCACGCGCGCCGTCTGCCCGCCGCCGATGGCCACGGTGGCCTCGCCTTGCACGAAGAGCACGCTGTTCGAGCGCACGTGACGCACGGCCTTCTGGGCAAAGAGCATGGAGGCCGTCTGCTCGGGCGTGGGGTGCCGCTTTGTAACGACCGTCCACTTCGACGTGTCGGGCTCGCGAATGTCGAGGTCCTGCACGAGGAGGCCGCCCTTGACGCTTCGGTACTGGAGGCCGCCCCAGACCCCGTGCTGGTCGAGATGCGGGACCTCCAGCAGGCGCAGGTTCTTCTTCTCGCGCAGGATCGAGAGCGCCGCCTCCGCGAAGCCCGGCGCGGCCACCACCTCGAGGAACAGCTTGGCCATCTCGCCGGCCGTGGCCTCGTCGACCGTGCGCGAGAGCGCCACCACGCCCCCGAAGGGCGAATACGTGTCGCAAGCGTAGGCGCCGCGCCATGCCGACAGAACGTCGTCGGCCGCCGCGATCCCGCACGGCGTCGCGTGCTTGATGATCGCCGCCGTGGGCCGCGCGAAATCCTTCACGACCTCGATCGCCGTGTCCGTGTCGAGGATGTTGTTGTACGAAAGCTCCTTTCCGTGGACCTGGCGCGCGGTCACGACCGAAGGCTCGCGCGTGGGCTTGCTACGGTAGAAGGCCGCCCGCTGGTGCATGTTCTCGCCGTAGCGGAGGTCCTGCAGCTTCTCGAACGAAAGGTTGAGGACCGAGGGGAAGTCGTCCTGCCGCAGACGGTGGCGGAAGTACTGGTCGATCACGACGTCGTACCGCGCCACGTGGGCAAACGCCGCCGCCGCCAGCCGCACGCGCGTGTCGCTCGAGAGCGCGGCGGTGGACTCAAGCTCCGCGGCCACGTCGTCGTACTGCGCAGGGCTCGTGACGGGCGCCACGTGCGGGAAGTTCTTGGCCGCCGCGCGCAGCAGGGCCGGGCCCCCGATGTCGATGTTCTCGAGGACCTCCCCAAGCGAGGCGTGCCGCGCGACCGTCTCCTCGAAGGGATACAGGTTCACGACCACGAGGTCGAAGGGCGCGATGCCGTGCTTGGAGAGCGTGTCGAGATCGTCGGGCCGATCCCGCCGCGCCAGGATGCCCGCGTGGATGCGAGGATGCAGCGTCTTCACGCGGCCCTCCATCATCTCGGGGGATTCGGTGACCTCCTCGACCGGAACGACCCGGAGGCCCGCCTCGGCGAGCGCGCGGGCGGTCCCCCCGGTCGACACGAGCGTGGCGCCCAACGCAGCGAGGCGCCGGCAGAATCCCACGACGCCCGACTTATCGTGGACCGAAACGAGAACGCGGCCGACCGGCAACTTCGTACCCACCGAAGATTCGCGACGGGGACATAAGGTTAGCCCTCGCGGGGTTCCTCGCCGACCTTTCGCCCCAAACGTTCTTATGCCCTAGCCGGAATAGCGCGGCGTCCCGATGACGGAACCCGAGCCGGCGGCGGCGATGCCGCCCAAGCCAACGTTCTCCGACCTTGGCCTCTCCCGCGAGGTGCTCGAAGCGCTCGCTGCCATGGGATTCTCGGAGCCAAGCGAAATCCAGCGCCAGGCCATCCCGCCGGTGCTCGCCGGCCGCCACGTGCTCGGCCAGGCGCAGACTGGCACGGGAAAGACGGCCGCCTTTGGCATCCCGCTCATCGAGAGGCTCTCGCCCGAGGAGCAGGGCCTCCGCGCGCTCGTCCTCGTACCCACGCGCGAGCTTGCCGAGCAGGTCACGGAAGAGATCAACAGCATCGGCAAGGCAAAGGGCATCCACGCCGCGCCCATCTACGGCGGCGTGGGCTTTGGTCCCCAGGTGAAGGCGCTCAAAGACGGCGTCCCCATCATCGTGGGAACGCCCGGGCGCGTCATGGACCACATGCGGCGCGGCGCGCTCGTGCTGTCGGGCCTTCGCCACTTCGTCCTCGACGAGGCCGACCGCATGCTCGACATGGGCTTCATCGACGACATCCGTTGGATCGTGCGCCAAGTTCCCCGCGGCGCCCAATGGCTCCTCTTCTCGGCCACCATGCCCGGCGTCGTCCGCACGCTTGCCGAGAAGTACATGCCCGAGCCCGTCTTCGTGAACGTCTCCGAGGACAAGCTCACGCTCGACAACACCGAGCAGATCTACCTGCGCGTGGGCTACCGCAACAAGATCTGGGCGCTCTACCGCATCCTCGAGACCGAGAAGCCCGAGATGGCCTTCGTCTTCTGCTCGACCAAACGCGAGGTCGAGCGCGTGCACAAGCTCCTGCGCGCGCACGGTCACCGCGCGGAGATGCTCCACGGCGACATGAGCCAGGCCGTGCGCAACAAGGTCATGGAGGAGGTGCGCACGGGGCAGATCCGCACGGTCATCGCCACCGACGTGCTGGCGCGCGGCATCGACATCAGCCACTGCTCGCACGTCATCAACTACGACATGCCCGAGGACCCCAAGTGGTACGTGCACCGCATCGGCCGCACGGGCCGCATGGGCGCCATCGGCAAGGCCATCACCTTCGTCACGCGCGAGGAGGAGAAGCTCGTTGCCGCCTTCGAGGAGGGCGCGGGCACGAAGTTCAAGCTCCAGTCCCTGCAGGCCGGCGAGAAGGACGGGATCCGGCACGTATTCGACTTCCACGAGTACGCCGACAAGCTTGGCATGGTCCACTTCCGCCTGAACCTCGGCAAGTCGCACGGCATGTCCATGATGCGCCTCTACCAGCACGTGAACCGCCTCGCGCGCCTGTACGAGGGCGAGCTTGGCAACGTGGACGTCTACGAGACCCACAGCGAGATCGAGGTGCCCCGGCACCTCGCCGAGCGCGTATGGAAGAGCGTGCACGGCGCCGACCTCTCCGGGCACAAGGCGCAGCTTGCGATCATGGAGCGAAAATAGCCGCGGATTCTGAGGTTACTGCGCATATGCGCAGGAAACGCATCGCGGCGATTTCCGGAATAGGTTTATAGGGCGGACTCCTGTGCCCGCCCCAATGAGCGAGTGGTTGATCCCGGCGATCACGGCCGCCCTCTCGGCCGTCTTCGCCGCCCTGCTGGCGATGCGCTTTGTGGAGCGCCGCCGCCTGCACCAGGCTCTCTGGGCCGCGGGCCTTGCGCTCTTTGTCGTGGCAAGCGCGATCGAGGTGCTTGCGATCACCGGAGGATGGAGCGAGGGGCTCTACCGCGTGTACTTCCCCGTCACGGCCATCATG harbors:
- a CDS encoding MFS transporter, with amino-acid sequence MADDARRRRLALLTVAAGSFMATLNLSIVNVSLPTIRVDFAAGVPESQFVVVSYVAVVTALLIPLGRLSDVYGRRRNYLLGFAIFALGAAACGLAGSIWQIVGFRAFQAVGAAMLIAAGPAVITESFPVGRGKALGIIGVVVAAGLTTGNVLGGVIDEFVGWRWVFLLNVPVGAAGILLARSAIAPGASGRSADLPGCILLAATVLLLVGAVSIASARLPLAAATVVLLAAFVLRERRARAPILPAGLRDRFLAAGLASVSLAFLGYAAASFLVPFYLTDVLGASPTERGLVLVANPIAFSIVGPLAGSLHDRRGWNFLAPLGLAVAAAGFLLLSNLGPGASLLMVAAELALVGVGIGLFSAPNNSALLGAVARDSLGALSGVIATMRNLGMALGTAVSAQIFFLLAPAGFDSEPLAFVSAMHAVFVVAAVLLAAGAAASLSRPRPAKGGAPATASEPPAGESLSAGTRAGP
- the purH gene encoding bifunctional phosphoribosylaminoimidazolecarboxamide formyltransferase/IMP cyclohydrolase, whose amino-acid sequence is MGTKLPVGRVLVSVHDKSGVVGFCRRLAALGATLVSTGGTARALAEAGLRVVPVEEVTESPEMMEGRVKTLHPRIHAGILARRDRPDDLDTLSKHGIAPFDLVVVNLYPFEETVARHASLGEVLENIDIGGPALLRAAAKNFPHVAPVTSPAQYDDVAAELESTAALSSDTRVRLAAAAFAHVARYDVVIDQYFRHRLRQDDFPSVLNLSFEKLQDLRYGENMHQRAAFYRSKPTREPSVVTARQVHGKELSYNNILDTDTAIEVVKDFARPTAAIIKHATPCGIAAADDVLSAWRGAYACDTYSPFGGVVALSRTVDEATAGEMAKLFLEVVAAPGFAEAALSILREKKNLRLLEVPHLDQHGVWGGLQYRSVKGGLLVQDLDIREPDTSKWTVVTKRHPTPEQTASMLFAQKAVRHVRSNSVLFVQGEATVAIGGGQTARVDAARLAAWKGGERLRGSVMASDAFFPFRDGIDEAARVGVAAIVQPGGSVRDAEVVSAADEHGIAMVFTGQRAFRH
- a CDS encoding DEAD/DEAH box helicase yields the protein MTEPEPAAAMPPKPTFSDLGLSREVLEALAAMGFSEPSEIQRQAIPPVLAGRHVLGQAQTGTGKTAAFGIPLIERLSPEEQGLRALVLVPTRELAEQVTEEINSIGKAKGIHAAPIYGGVGFGPQVKALKDGVPIIVGTPGRVMDHMRRGALVLSGLRHFVLDEADRMLDMGFIDDIRWIVRQVPRGAQWLLFSATMPGVVRTLAEKYMPEPVFVNVSEDKLTLDNTEQIYLRVGYRNKIWALYRILETEKPEMAFVFCSTKREVERVHKLLRAHGHRAEMLHGDMSQAVRNKVMEEVRTGQIRTVIATDVLARGIDISHCSHVINYDMPEDPKWYVHRIGRTGRMGAIGKAITFVTREEEKLVAAFEEGAGTKFKLQSLQAGEKDGIRHVFDFHEYADKLGMVHFRLNLGKSHGMSMMRLYQHVNRLARLYEGELGNVDVYETHSEIEVPRHLAERVWKSVHGADLSGHKAQLAIMERK